From the genome of Nocardia sp. NBC_01503, one region includes:
- a CDS encoding TetR/AcrR family transcriptional regulator, whose protein sequence is MSKEDRKDARRTAFLDAGIAVIAESGIADTKVRDVCRRAELTERYFYESFDNLDTFAKAVIEAVAMQVAGRLFVKAVGIDEAQARLRAVAKELVTILDEDPRVGRILFIEPERAGGALAKLRQQMLYGTTWLMTMWLENPESNDMAVATLPMVTQFMNGGSDAVGPLMGDITTIAMAGAAAEVLMAWVDDRLDMSAEELVDYLLSFLDEAVAWRRKITAADRS, encoded by the coding sequence ATGAGCAAAGAGGACCGCAAGGACGCCCGCCGCACGGCATTCCTGGACGCGGGAATCGCGGTCATCGCTGAATCCGGAATCGCCGATACCAAGGTCCGTGACGTGTGCCGCCGCGCCGAACTGACCGAACGCTACTTCTACGAGAGTTTCGACAATCTCGATACCTTCGCGAAGGCGGTCATCGAAGCCGTTGCCATGCAGGTCGCGGGGCGACTGTTTGTCAAGGCCGTCGGCATCGACGAGGCGCAGGCTCGATTGCGAGCGGTGGCAAAGGAACTCGTGACGATCCTGGATGAGGACCCCAGGGTGGGGCGCATCCTGTTCATCGAACCGGAGCGGGCCGGCGGCGCACTGGCCAAGCTGCGTCAGCAGATGTTGTACGGAACCACCTGGCTGATGACCATGTGGCTGGAGAACCCCGAATCGAACGATATGGCCGTGGCGACACTACCCATGGTCACCCAGTTCATGAACGGCGGATCCGACGCAGTGGGCCCGCTAATGGGCGACATCACCACCATCGCCATGGCGGGTGCGGCTGCCGAGGTGCTGATGGCCTGGGTCGATGATCGACTCGACATGTCCGCCGAGGAGTTGGTCGACTACCTTCTCAGTTTCCTCGACGAAGCAGTCGCCTGGCGGCGGAAGATTACCGCAGCTGATCGGTCGTAG
- a CDS encoding oxygenase MpaB family protein, translated as MTVESRSAGAGDPAPLPVPLRAACLGPDSLMWKYYGDLRYNLLTYWLGITQNMFPELGAGVEEHSLINAEPVQRFSRSAYPIVGVIYDGDRAPETARKIRDYHLTIKGVDSQGRRYHALNPGTFYWAHATFLMMTIRAAEYFGDGLTEQQKRELFAESSQYYRLYQVSMMSVPATWEEFQQYWDRVCRDELEDNRATRDVFQLGRKAIDDASARMPSLLRPAVRVGGRIADSLMLWIATGLFDEPVREKLGLSWNARDEWMLHRFGRVVALAFKLVPFRYRYHPRARAAWNRASGRAPVDAPLVETPAKYLPPRSARGNPQHYCPMA; from the coding sequence ATGACTGTCGAGTCCCGGTCGGCCGGAGCCGGCGATCCAGCCCCCTTGCCCGTCCCGCTACGGGCCGCGTGCCTCGGGCCGGATTCGCTGATGTGGAAGTACTACGGCGATCTGCGCTACAACCTGCTCACCTATTGGTTGGGAATAACCCAGAACATGTTCCCCGAGCTAGGTGCCGGTGTGGAGGAGCATTCGCTGATCAACGCCGAACCGGTCCAACGCTTTTCGCGGTCGGCCTATCCGATCGTCGGGGTCATCTACGACGGTGATCGCGCGCCCGAGACGGCACGCAAGATCCGTGACTACCACCTCACGATCAAGGGCGTCGACAGTCAGGGCAGGCGCTACCACGCCTTGAACCCCGGCACGTTCTATTGGGCGCACGCGACCTTTCTGATGATGACGATCCGTGCCGCCGAATATTTCGGTGACGGGCTCACCGAGCAGCAGAAGCGCGAACTGTTCGCCGAGAGCTCCCAGTACTACCGGCTGTACCAGGTGTCGATGATGTCGGTCCCCGCGACCTGGGAGGAATTCCAGCAGTACTGGGACCGGGTGTGCCGAGACGAACTCGAGGACAACCGGGCCACCCGAGACGTCTTCCAACTCGGCCGTAAGGCGATCGATGATGCGAGTGCGCGGATGCCGTCTTTGCTGCGCCCCGCCGTTCGGGTCGGAGGCCGGATCGCGGACTCGCTGATGCTGTGGATTGCCACCGGGCTCTTCGACGAACCGGTCCGCGAGAAACTGGGCCTGTCCTGGAATGCGCGTGACGAATGGATGCTGCACCGGTTCGGCCGGGTGGTTGCGCTCGCATTCAAACTCGTGCCGTTCCGGTACCGCTACCACCCGCGCGCGCGGGCGGCCTGGAATCGCGCTTCCGGACGTGCACCGGTCGATGCCCCATTGGTCGAAACTCCCGCTAAATACCTTCCGCCGCGGTCGGCACGGGGCAACCCGCAACACTACTGCCCGATGGCATGA
- a CDS encoding Fic family protein: protein MLFPTPALTAADVRVLAGVDRMRDQLRHEVQAKPGKWAGGLRKFLTADSVAASNSIEGFKVSTVDVEDLIAGERDVEVSEENKAETLAYERMMTYIQTLHNVDDFAYSKGFLNALHWMLQGHRHTERRSAGQWRPGPVYVTDPRDPSIAAYTAPDADHVPALMGELVEWLNTDDGTHPLVRAAMAHLHLVSIHPWADGNGRMSRSLQTLMIAREGVLAPEFSSIEAWLGRPGNTWEYYQVLGRRGSTYHPDQDVSEWIRFNLTAYHQQAQTVYARWVRSGTVWAMLEEYVAGAHLDERVISALHDVAMSGRVRRTRYEQSEGLSLQQAQRDLRDLVALRALEPVGKTRARFYTAGSAYPTTVLEVASTPTTLESPY from the coding sequence ATGTTGTTTCCCACGCCCGCACTAACCGCAGCCGACGTCCGCGTCCTGGCGGGTGTGGATCGGATGCGCGATCAATTACGCCATGAAGTTCAGGCCAAACCCGGCAAATGGGCGGGTGGTCTCCGCAAATTCCTCACCGCAGACTCCGTTGCCGCGTCGAACTCCATCGAGGGGTTCAAAGTCTCCACCGTTGATGTGGAAGACCTCATCGCAGGCGAACGGGACGTCGAGGTCTCCGAGGAGAACAAGGCCGAGACACTCGCCTACGAGCGGATGATGACCTACATTCAGACCCTCCACAATGTAGACGATTTCGCGTACAGCAAAGGCTTCCTCAATGCGTTGCATTGGATGTTGCAAGGGCACCGGCATACCGAACGTCGCTCAGCCGGGCAATGGCGACCGGGCCCCGTCTACGTGACCGACCCCCGCGACCCGAGCATCGCCGCTTACACCGCACCCGATGCCGACCACGTACCAGCGCTAATGGGAGAACTCGTCGAATGGCTCAATACCGACGACGGCACACATCCACTCGTTCGCGCGGCGATGGCACACCTGCACCTCGTGTCCATCCACCCCTGGGCCGATGGCAACGGACGCATGTCAAGATCGTTGCAGACACTGATGATCGCCAGGGAAGGTGTTCTCGCACCGGAGTTTTCGTCCATTGAAGCGTGGCTTGGCAGGCCTGGAAACACCTGGGAGTACTACCAGGTGCTCGGTCGCCGCGGCTCCACTTATCACCCGGATCAGGATGTATCCGAATGGATTCGATTCAATCTGACCGCCTACCATCAGCAGGCCCAAACCGTGTATGCCCGTTGGGTTCGGTCCGGTACGGTATGGGCGATGCTCGAGGAGTACGTCGCAGGTGCGCACCTGGACGAGCGCGTCATCAGCGCACTGCACGACGTCGCGATGTCCGGCCGAGTCCGGCGAACCCGCTACGAGCAATCCGAAGGGCTAAGCCTGCAGCAAGCACAACGCGATCTACGCGACCTCGTTGCGCTTCGGGCACTCGAACCTGTCGGTAAGACCCGAGCCCGCTTCTACACTGCTGGATCGGCCTACCCCACAACTGTGTTGGAGGTCGCCAGCACTCCAACCACCCTCGAAAGCCCCTACTAG
- a CDS encoding response regulator produces MSNPTRAGATRPPPSRHNPVRVALVEEDYIVRHALADLLECDRTIAIVGAAGTVAAARALLSAVRPEVVILDPHLPDGDGLELCRVLRAEHPAIRWLILSADIAPEAMLAAIHAGAAGYMVKDLTELDVAGAVKAIATGHSRLDRRPVPSLTHPLRHHDGAHHSPA; encoded by the coding sequence ATGAGCAATCCCACCCGTGCGGGCGCGACTCGTCCGCCGCCCTCGCGCCATAATCCGGTTCGGGTGGCTCTGGTCGAGGAGGACTACATCGTCCGCCACGCCCTCGCCGATCTGCTGGAGTGCGATCGCACCATCGCGATCGTAGGTGCGGCCGGCACCGTCGCCGCCGCGCGGGCGCTGCTGTCGGCGGTGCGGCCCGAGGTGGTGATCCTGGACCCACACCTGCCCGACGGCGATGGACTCGAGCTGTGCCGGGTCTTGCGTGCCGAGCACCCCGCGATTCGGTGGTTGATCCTGAGCGCCGACATTGCCCCCGAGGCGATGCTCGCCGCGATCCACGCCGGCGCGGCCGGATATATGGTCAAGGACCTGACCGAACTCGACGTGGCGGGCGCGGTCAAAGCCATCGCCACCGGACACTCGCGCCTGGACCGGCGTCCTGTGCCCAGCCTGACCCATCCGTTGCGCCACCACGACGGCGCCCATCACTCACCGGCCTGA
- a CDS encoding agmatine deiminase family protein: MKHTVSGIEPSWRMPAEWAAHERCLMAWPTRKDLWGPYFEEAKAEYAATANAIARFEAVLMIVAPGQADEARAMCGEAVEIVVLSIDDSWIRDSGPQIVLDAEGNRAAVDFGFNSWGNKFLPYDQDATISERVLDVLGIERFSSDMILEGGAITVDGEGTLITTEQCLLHPNRNPSMSREQIEAELRHRLGVTKIIWLPYGHFDDAHTDGHVDGVCTYVRPGVVIAQTCTDPDMPDFERMAANLKVLRESTDAAGRPFEIIELPQFPITVLPDGTETMVAYANFYIANGGVIVPIGGHELDAAALATLARAFPDREVVGVPGNIVAYGGGGVHCITQQIPAAGARR, from the coding sequence ATGAAACACACTGTGAGCGGGATCGAACCGTCGTGGCGGATGCCCGCGGAGTGGGCAGCGCACGAGCGGTGCCTGATGGCGTGGCCGACCCGAAAAGACCTGTGGGGGCCTTACTTCGAAGAGGCCAAGGCCGAGTACGCGGCGACCGCGAACGCGATCGCCCGGTTCGAGGCGGTGCTGATGATCGTCGCTCCCGGACAGGCCGACGAAGCGCGCGCCATGTGCGGTGAGGCCGTCGAGATCGTGGTGCTCTCCATCGACGATTCCTGGATCCGGGATTCGGGCCCGCAGATCGTGCTGGACGCGGAGGGCAATCGCGCCGCGGTGGACTTCGGATTCAACTCCTGGGGCAATAAGTTCCTGCCCTACGACCAGGACGCGACGATCAGTGAGCGTGTGCTGGATGTCCTTGGCATAGAACGGTTTTCGTCGGACATGATCCTCGAAGGCGGAGCGATCACCGTTGACGGCGAAGGGACGCTGATCACCACCGAACAGTGCCTGCTGCATCCGAACCGCAACCCGTCGATGTCGCGGGAGCAGATCGAGGCGGAGCTGCGTCACCGGCTCGGCGTCACGAAGATCATCTGGCTGCCCTATGGGCATTTCGACGACGCGCACACCGACGGTCACGTCGATGGCGTATGCACGTATGTGCGCCCGGGTGTGGTGATCGCGCAGACCTGTACCGATCCCGATATGCCGGACTTCGAGCGGATGGCCGCGAATCTGAAGGTGTTGCGCGAGAGCACCGATGCGGCCGGTCGCCCCTTCGAGATCATCGAGTTGCCGCAGTTCCCGATCACCGTTCTACCCGACGGCACCGAAACCATGGTCGCGTACGCGAACTTCTACATCGCCAACGGCGGCGTGATCGTGCCGATCGGCGGGCACGAACTGGATGCGGCGGCGCTGGCGACGCTCGCGCGGGCGTTCCCGGATCGCGAGGTGGTCGGTGTGCCGGGAAATATCGTGGCGTACGGCGGCGGTGGAGTGCACTGCATCACCCAGCAGATTCCGGCGGCGGGAGCCCGTCGATGA
- a CDS encoding TlpA family protein disulfide reductase: MTWPWITVVCLLAFMVLAQALTLTGLITRTTAALEQVETLLTRNGAPGPAPGTPLPTLTLYHHEQPIRLDQRYAGQPLLLLFLSSGCPHCTRLVSAFADTPAGPPITVLAISDTDDHATTLPSWITPLRDREDTFLTALGIDRVPLALAINPDHTVHTVQTPTTPASLHTLAEALTEPHEVPLTPVGL; this comes from the coding sequence GTGACCTGGCCATGGATCACCGTCGTGTGCCTGCTCGCCTTCATGGTGCTCGCCCAAGCACTCACCCTGACCGGGCTCATCACCCGCACCACCGCCGCCCTGGAACAGGTCGAAACCCTCCTGACCCGTAACGGCGCACCAGGACCCGCTCCCGGCACCCCTCTTCCGACCCTCACCCTCTACCACCACGAACAACCCATCCGGCTCGACCAGCGATACGCGGGTCAACCCCTGCTCTTGCTCTTCCTCTCCAGCGGCTGCCCCCACTGCACCCGCCTGGTTTCCGCTTTCGCCGACACCCCCGCCGGACCACCCATCACGGTGCTCGCCATCAGCGACACCGACGATCACGCGACTACCCTTCCTTCCTGGATCACTCCACTGCGCGATCGGGAGGACACCTTCCTCACCGCGCTGGGCATCGACCGCGTCCCCCTAGCCCTCGCCATCAACCCCGACCACACCGTCCACACCGTCCAAACCCCCACCACCCCAGCCAGCCTGCACACCCTCGCCGAGGCCCTCACCGAGCCCCACGAGGTTCCACTGACACCAGTGGGCCTCTGA
- a CDS encoding MlaD family protein: MNTRNAVSIAALLALLAFSVVAIGRQGVHWLPPADQHHAVLAVADANGIVAGSKLLLRGVPIGRVIAVHAAADGVEIEFGYHDSYRIPVDSDFRIESLSSLGESYVAILPKSTAGPYFADDQHIQAQVSIVPRTFGDLSAALTRMLDGIPPDTANSLVDELESALPADIMVVHNLSRASALLASTLLMSTGSIRDLLTDGQDVLARSGAVGPTLAETSDPARLLGVNFAALAQTAIDMMQTNDYPRVVQIGPLTLFGKLQRFEDQVGPDIRKLAGTALPGIRAAADSAGMIDISRLLDTALSAVAVPGAVTLHVTTPR; this comes from the coding sequence GTGAACACCAGGAACGCCGTGTCCATCGCCGCTCTGCTGGCCCTGCTGGCCTTCTCGGTCGTAGCGATCGGCCGCCAGGGGGTGCACTGGCTACCTCCTGCGGATCAACACCACGCCGTGCTGGCCGTAGCCGACGCCAATGGAATCGTCGCCGGTTCCAAACTGCTGTTACGGGGAGTACCCATCGGCCGGGTGATCGCGGTTCACGCCGCGGCAGACGGCGTGGAGATCGAATTCGGCTACCACGACAGCTATAGAATTCCCGTCGACAGCGATTTTCGCATCGAAAGCCTCTCCTCGCTGGGGGAGAGTTATGTCGCGATCCTGCCGAAATCGACCGCCGGGCCGTACTTCGCCGATGACCAGCATATTCAGGCCCAGGTATCGATAGTGCCGCGCACCTTCGGCGATCTGTCGGCCGCGCTCACCCGAATGCTCGACGGCATCCCCCCAGACACCGCGAATTCCCTTGTCGATGAGCTCGAGTCGGCCTTACCCGCGGATATCATGGTGGTGCACAACCTGTCTCGGGCCAGCGCGCTGCTCGCCTCGACGCTGCTGATGAGCACCGGCTCGATCCGCGATCTGCTCACCGACGGACAGGACGTGCTGGCCCGCAGCGGCGCGGTCGGTCCCACCCTCGCCGAGACCAGCGATCCGGCCCGGCTGCTGGGCGTCAACTTCGCGGCCCTTGCTCAGACTGCCATCGACATGATGCAGACCAACGACTACCCGCGGGTCGTGCAGATCGGGCCGTTGACCCTGTTCGGCAAGCTCCAGCGGTTCGAGGACCAGGTCGGCCCGGATATCCGAAAACTCGCCGGTACAGCCCTGCCCGGCATTCGCGCCGCTGCCGATTCCGCGGGCATGATCGACATCAGCCGTCTACTGGATACCGCGCTGTCCGCGGTCGCGGTCCCCGGCGCGGTCACCCTTCACGTCACCACACCGCGATAG
- a CDS encoding LuxR C-terminal-related transcriptional regulator, whose amino-acid sequence MLLLLAQGLTNKQIAHRLFFCENTIRNNLLALTRKLGLDDHTHLAEHSAALTVSCPPNSCR is encoded by the coding sequence ATCCTGCTGCTGCTCGCGCAGGGATTGACCAACAAGCAGATCGCGCACCGACTGTTCTTCTGCGAGAACACGATCCGCAACAATCTCCTCGCGCTGACCCGCAAACTCGGCCTCGACGACCACACCCACCTCGCCGAGCACTCCGCAGCCCTCACCGTGTCCTGCCCTCCGAACTCCTGCCGGTAG
- a CDS encoding MauE/DoxX family redox-associated membrane protein: MQGDAVVAVGVLAVRLVLAAVLVTAGLAKLGRGVDLRADIERYHLVPVRVLPFAAFLLPALELVLGTALLLNRATPVAAMVATAMFAAFTTGIVVNLRRGRAINCGCHGVLGDITLSWPLATRSLALTICAAVLAGTAAAGTVAVSTADTIATVVAVLLGLCATRLAALSYALNRSHHRLADLISATPSGRR, translated from the coding sequence GTGCAAGGCGATGCCGTTGTAGCAGTCGGTGTACTCGCCGTGCGACTGGTCTTGGCCGCGGTGCTGGTGACTGCCGGATTGGCGAAACTGGGCCGCGGGGTGGACCTGCGCGCAGACATCGAGCGCTATCATCTGGTGCCGGTCCGCGTGCTTCCGTTCGCAGCTTTCCTGCTGCCGGCACTGGAACTTGTACTCGGCACCGCGCTGCTGCTCAACCGCGCCACCCCCGTCGCCGCCATGGTCGCGACGGCGATGTTCGCGGCGTTCACGACCGGGATCGTCGTCAACCTCCGCCGCGGCCGAGCGATCAACTGCGGCTGCCACGGCGTCCTCGGCGACATCACCCTCAGCTGGCCCCTGGCCACCCGCAGCCTCGCCCTCACCATCTGCGCTGCCGTGCTCGCTGGTACCGCCGCCGCCGGAACTGTCGCGGTCTCCACCGCCGACACCATCGCCACCGTCGTCGCGGTCCTGCTCGGCCTGTGCGCAACCCGCCTCGCCGCGCTCAGCTACGCCCTGAACCGCAGCCACCACCGACTCGCTGACCTCATCAGCGCCACCCCATCCGGAAGGCGATAA
- a CDS encoding DUF4189 domain-containing protein — protein sequence MALVPKLFGLLAMAAIVVGGSGIGVAAAEPGPDGRYYGSLATEDLGDHFGVMWAVNYPNWAEADDAALRHCESGNCAVQARFVDGCGSIAQHNHRLLGGVGHTREEAERAALDAFGPPDLVSLSAGNPPAAIAHTECTGNAG from the coding sequence ATGGCGCTGGTGCCCAAGCTATTCGGACTTCTCGCGATGGCCGCCATTGTGGTGGGCGGCTCCGGTATCGGTGTGGCGGCTGCCGAGCCCGGACCCGACGGCCGGTATTACGGATCCTTGGCCACCGAAGATCTCGGGGACCATTTCGGGGTCATGTGGGCGGTCAACTATCCCAACTGGGCCGAGGCCGATGACGCCGCACTACGGCACTGCGAGTCCGGTAACTGCGCGGTGCAGGCCCGGTTCGTCGACGGCTGCGGATCCATCGCCCAACACAACCACCGACTGCTCGGCGGAGTCGGACACACCCGGGAGGAAGCCGAACGCGCCGCACTCGACGCCTTCGGCCCACCCGACCTGGTGTCGCTGAGCGCGGGCAACCCACCCGCCGCGATCGCGCACACCGAATGCACCGGCAACGCGGGCTGA
- a CDS encoding cytochrome P450, translating into MSIPQRDKYALTRNPVRAVRKSVVAKRRKLTLPPGPVGRPVTGVLREFKADPFEYLRGCANEYGDIFRLPVPALDMVVVNTPDLVRYIMSDVEKYTMIGHYAPIAHRVIGRTIPLLEGDPLRQRRKLITPMFKHSSLAELADEIVDEFATRIDKWGDRADAGETIDLQHEIAWLTMPAFMRAMFGISPSDAEIEQLDHDLRMLLGSFAAAVFLSPIPKMVPFPGRDTLPAAWFRISRWIEDQIERRLTHPIESVDMLQVLLDARNEDGTPLNRKDLIAELAILIAGGYETVVASVSWTLALLAENTEAREQLIAEVDELQGDRPTYADLKRLEWTKACFDEGQRMQGHPFHPRIALHDDVIDGHLIARGTIIGVSVYALHRDERWWPEPDKFDPSRFTDRAVVSARPINAFIPFGTGPHRCIGSQLGYMNAQFILTLFFQRYRMKTAPGWKPKHASTFSTTIQGGLPVTLERVS; encoded by the coding sequence ATGAGCATTCCCCAACGAGACAAGTACGCGCTGACGCGCAATCCCGTTCGGGCGGTGCGCAAATCGGTGGTCGCCAAGCGCCGCAAGCTGACGCTGCCGCCCGGACCGGTGGGCCGCCCGGTGACCGGTGTACTGCGGGAGTTCAAAGCCGATCCGTTCGAGTATCTGCGGGGTTGTGCGAACGAATACGGCGATATATTCCGGCTGCCGGTACCGGCGCTGGACATGGTGGTGGTCAATACCCCCGACCTGGTCCGCTACATCATGAGCGACGTCGAAAAGTACACCATGATCGGGCATTACGCGCCGATCGCGCACCGAGTCATCGGCCGCACCATCCCGCTGCTGGAGGGCGATCCGCTACGGCAGCGACGCAAGCTCATCACCCCCATGTTCAAGCACAGCTCGCTGGCCGAGCTGGCGGACGAGATCGTCGACGAATTCGCCACTCGCATAGACAAATGGGGCGACCGGGCCGACGCCGGTGAGACCATCGATCTACAACACGAGATCGCCTGGCTGACCATGCCCGCGTTCATGCGCGCCATGTTCGGCATCTCCCCCTCCGATGCGGAAATCGAACAACTCGATCACGATCTGCGCATGCTGCTCGGCTCCTTCGCCGCGGCCGTATTCCTCAGTCCCATACCGAAAATGGTCCCGTTCCCGGGCCGGGACACCTTGCCCGCGGCGTGGTTCCGCATCTCGCGGTGGATCGAGGATCAGATCGAGCGGCGCTTGACGCATCCGATCGAGAGCGTCGATATGTTGCAGGTGCTGCTGGACGCACGCAATGAGGACGGCACCCCGCTGAACCGCAAGGATCTCATCGCCGAACTCGCCATTCTCATTGCGGGCGGCTACGAAACCGTCGTGGCCTCGGTGTCGTGGACACTGGCGCTGCTCGCGGAGAACACCGAGGCGCGGGAACAGCTCATCGCGGAAGTGGATGAGCTGCAAGGTGATCGGCCCACATACGCCGATCTCAAACGCCTGGAGTGGACCAAAGCCTGTTTCGATGAGGGCCAGCGCATGCAGGGGCATCCCTTCCACCCGCGCATCGCCCTGCACGACGATGTCATCGACGGGCATCTCATCGCACGCGGCACCATTATCGGCGTCTCGGTGTACGCCCTGCATCGCGATGAGCGCTGGTGGCCCGAGCCGGACAAGTTCGATCCGTCCCGGTTCACCGATCGCGCCGTGGTCTCGGCCCGGCCGATCAATGCCTTCATTCCCTTCGGCACCGGTCCGCATCGCTGCATCGGTTCCCAATTGGGTTATATGAACGCGCAATTCATTCTGACGCTGTTTTTCCAGCGCTACCGCATGAAGACCGCGCCGGGCTGGAAGCCCAAGCACGCCTCCACCTTCTCCACCACCATTCAGGGCGGCCTGCCGGTCACCCTGGAGCGCGTGTCCTGA
- a CDS encoding ferredoxin, translating into MTEDIVVEVDQDLCLGSGLCARLAPEVFEFPDDVVELHNHPRGTTGPVPVADRFTAAVQAAELGCPAAAIAVHTAD; encoded by the coding sequence ATGACCGAGGACATCGTTGTCGAGGTCGATCAGGATCTGTGTCTGGGATCCGGATTGTGCGCGAGATTGGCCCCGGAGGTCTTCGAGTTTCCCGACGACGTCGTTGAACTGCACAATCACCCGCGAGGAACGACCGGACCGGTGCCGGTGGCCGATCGGTTCACCGCAGCCGTCCAGGCCGCCGAGCTGGGTTGCCCAGCGGCGGCGATCGCGGTGCACACCGCCGACTGA
- a CDS encoding MlaD family protein: MRTTRHLIVVVLTTAVTATLAACSANPAKLPMPSDLARNGYPLTIEFANALNLPAGAKVSFDGAAVGSVRNIDLTGDNVAVGVDIRIGIVIPADSTAAITQDTVLGDAYVKIQRPQPVSNSAALAPNSRIAREHTVSPAPLEDTLAVLANFLGSGSVQRIEQAIGKLNAALPPTTDDVRKVAATMAVDVRSLAAGTADIDRMLTGVDDITQTLNRHSDALESIFSPHAMKLWANLRLLIGNIGILLPSVGSVYTGGNWLVPMIDSLAVTVEDVSSTGTGLADTGMSLQRFLRTTLLPLLSKPAVDVTSLVSADGNEQLAAVEDLLRMLGAVR; encoded by the coding sequence ATGAGAACCACGCGCCATCTGATCGTCGTGGTCCTGACGACAGCGGTCACCGCCACGCTGGCCGCATGCTCGGCGAATCCGGCGAAGCTGCCGATGCCCAGTGACCTGGCCCGCAATGGCTACCCACTCACCATCGAGTTCGCCAACGCGCTGAACCTGCCGGCTGGGGCAAAGGTGTCCTTCGACGGTGCCGCCGTCGGATCGGTCCGCAACATCGACCTGACCGGTGACAACGTGGCAGTCGGAGTGGATATCCGCATCGGCATCGTCATTCCGGCCGACAGCACCGCCGCCATCACCCAGGACACCGTGCTCGGCGACGCCTACGTGAAGATCCAGCGCCCACAGCCGGTATCGAACAGCGCTGCGCTGGCACCGAATTCACGGATAGCCCGTGAGCACACGGTGTCGCCCGCACCGCTGGAGGACACCCTCGCGGTGCTGGCGAACTTCCTCGGTTCCGGTTCGGTACAGCGCATCGAACAGGCCATCGGCAAGCTGAACGCGGCCCTGCCACCGACGACCGACGACGTCCGCAAGGTCGCCGCAACCATGGCCGTCGATGTGCGGAGCCTGGCCGCCGGCACCGCCGACATCGACCGGATGCTCACCGGCGTCGACGACATCACCCAGACCCTGAATCGCCACAGCGACGCTCTCGAGAGCATTTTCTCTCCGCATGCGATGAAACTGTGGGCCAACCTGCGGCTACTCATCGGGAACATCGGTATCCTGCTGCCGTCGGTCGGCAGCGTCTACACCGGCGGAAACTGGCTGGTCCCAATGATCGACTCGCTTGCCGTCACCGTCGAGGATGTCTCCAGCACTGGTACAGGTCTCGCCGACACCGGCATGAGTCTGCAACGATTCCTGCGCACCACGCTGTTGCCGCTGCTGAGCAAACCCGCTGTTGACGTCACCTCCCTCGTCAGCGCCGACGGCAATGAACAATTGGCCGCCGTCGAGGATCTGCTCAGAATGCTGGGAGCCGTCCGGTGA